The following are encoded in a window of Hippoglossus stenolepis isolate QCI-W04-F060 chromosome 10, HSTE1.2, whole genome shotgun sequence genomic DNA:
- the scaf8 gene encoding SR-related and CTD-associated factor 8 isoform X2: MEAVKAFNNELYSLNEYKPPISKAKMTQITKSGIKAIKFYKHVVQSVEKFVQKCKPEYKVPGLYVIDSIVRQSRHQFGTEKDVFAPRFSKNIIPTFQHLYRCPSDDKSKIVRVLNLWQKNAVFKSDIIQPLLDMAAGIAPPSVTPVMSSSAAAVNNATPGTPATPATPANLVQGLPDWASQINNTDTVAAVAQILQSPQGQQLQQLVQSLQMQQQKPQPSLLQALDAGLVVQLQALTAQLTAAATANSLNPLEQRVSSFNKKLLGPFDFGNDSERGEESKKDSSSSQLPMVSEPINSSLFHQLAEQLQQQNLEQFQKQLMEHQQKAMSIEGQDSIFGQENSAATAQSISQPQLPDSDNKMDDSIDNQQQDMDMDLDEGPDGMEEESFEAEEKKAVSTRSRTRSRSRSRSPKRRRSRSRSGSRKRKHRKRSRSRSRDRKRKSSRSYSSERRAREREKERQKKGLPPIRSKTLSVCSTTLWVGQVDKKATQQDLTNLFEEFGQIESINMIPPRGCAYICMVHRQDAFRARQKLSTGSFKIGSKIAWALNKGVKQEYKQFWDVDLGVTYIPWEKVKLDDLDDFAEGGIIDQETVNDEWETAKNAEPVKEVTSQQVIAETTAVSNSQTEAYNQQVTMMPVQLPVPQAVPSAVGLVPPSFPVPMGIPPPGYGPPPPFLRAGFNAAQPPPGFLQAAQAAGMASATSSLLQPSVATGQDAVKDSLFGAMIPQTSTIPGSFMPSALPGAGVFNPVGVQTQISHEKTGQSAEGLDAAAELTLQGMQNAVRSGMGLLGMHPSASLTHPLHQSGLAGQRMPGLLPLDVRPNLLQPGAAARFPLLLQHGPTQQAVGLLESSLQAQARARAPFSQLDPFNRAPNLANENVSKTEDKSSSNADEGKDQDYRFPPMEKPSTGLLRTPPPDHRETLGGGAAGGAAGRPPLLQTPGTQPARTSLVGRLQALAGFTPDNRWNQTRGDFDERDGMRGAPQAPGGPKGFQEERPTPGQSFPNRFDSRPGAAGGAGVPANAGAAGGPQAWNRSSSTTAPFDSELHQDLDDRRRQWDRQRDRDERDFDFRREMNGYRHSHSRERERDRDRERERERDKEKDRENQRERERGGWTPLLPLPTPLLPTPPLNPNLTLNQGKLLAPLKLNPQLQQRFQSPLLPQAQGKPPLMGLNQPLPQVQIKTPPPSQSHADTAEGQSETPASSESPQAQSPPSAQSPEPSPDDNIGQSPLSDAPIQAKSPPQSETPPLSESESESLSHTTAQSPSKTTASPETESPNQALPLVDASPQYSPVAFTQAVSPPEEPTHSVEEQESPQKSEEEEEEEEEEESQDSASSSQPQWVNGPGMDNMDVADPTPEGSPEPTSEPTSESVHSESEAEQLASPKDVDNEQSEPMEEAASQPVVDTVTDTEGT; the protein is encoded by the exons tTCTACAAACACGTTGTCCAGAGTGTAGAAAAGTTCGTACAAAAG TGCAAACCGGAATACAAGGTTCCGGGGCTGTACGTCATCGACTCCATTGTCAGGCAGTCACGACACCAGTTTGGCACGGAGAAGGATGTTTTTGCCCCACGCTTCAGCAAGAATATCATCCCTACGTTCCAGCACCTCTACCGCTGCCCTTCAGATGATAAG aGTAAAATTGTGCGAGTGCTCAACCTTTGGCAAAAGAATGCTGTCTTCAAGAGTGACATCATCCAGCCTCTATTGGACATGGCAGCAGGGATTGCTCCGCCGAGTGTCACCCCTGTCATGTCAAGCAGCGCTGCCGCGGTCAATAACGCTACACCTG GCACCCCAGCTACCCCAGCAACCCCAGCCAACTTAGTCCAGGGTCTGCCAGACTGGGCCTCTCAGATtaacaacacagacactgtggctgctgtggcACAGATCCTACAGAGTCCCCAGGGACAACAG CTGCAGCAGTTGGTACAGAGTCTGCAGATGCAGCAACAGAAACCCCAGCCATCCCTGCTGCAGGCCTTGGATGCCGGCCTAGTGGTGCAGTTGCAAGCTCTGACTGCACAACTCACTGCGGCGGCTACTGCCAACAGCCTCAACCCCCTGGAGCAGAGGGTCTCCTCCTTTAATAAA AAACTTTTGGGTCCATTTGACTTTGGGAATGATTCTGAACGTGGCGAGGAATCTAAAAAGGACTCCTCATCATCTCAACT ACCTATGGTGTCCGAGCCGATCAACAGCTCCCTCTTCCACCAGTTGGCGGAGCAACTGCAACAACAGAACCTGGAGCAGTTTCAAAAGCAGCTTATGGAGCACCAGCAGAAG GCCATGAGCATAGAAGGGCAGGATTCAATATTTGGGCAGGAGAACTCTGCTGCGACTGCTCAAAGCATCAGCCAGCCACAGCTTCCTGATTCCGACAACAAGATGGACGACTCCATAGACAACCAACAGCAG gaCATGGACATGGACCTGGACGAGGGCCCAGAtggaatggaggaggagagctttGAGGCGGAGGAGAAGAAGGCTGTTAGCACACGCTCCAGAACACGCTCAAGGTCACGCTCTAG GTCTCCCAAGAGGAGGCGATCTAGGTCCCGCTCTGGCTCACGGAAACGTAAGCACCGCAAGCGGTCACGCTCACGCTCCAGAGATCGCAAGAGGAAGTCATCACGGTCTTACTCGAGCGAGAGACGCGCCCGCGAGCGAGAGAAGGAGCGACAGAAGAAAGGACTGCCTCCCATAAGATCCAAGACACTAAGTG TTTGCAGCACAACTCTGTGGGTGGGCCAGGTGGACAAAAAGGCCACTCAGCAAGACCTCACCAATCTGTTTGAAGAATTTGGCCAGATTGAGTCTATAAAT aTGATCCCTCCCAGAGGCTGTGCCTACATCTGTATGGTCCACAGACAGGACGCATTCCGCGCCCGCCAGAAGCTCAGCACCGGCTCCTTTAAGATCGGCTCCAAG ATTGCGTGGGCTCTGAACAAAGGGGTAAAGCAGGAGTACAAGCAGTTTTGGGACGTGGATCTGGGTGTCACCTACATACCCTGGGAGAAGGTGAAGCTGGATGATCTAGACGACTTTGCTGAAGGAGGAATCATTGACCAGGAGACCGTCAATGATg aGTGGGAAACAGCCAAGAATGCTGAGCCAGTGAAGGAAGTTACGAGTCAGCAAGTGATCGCTGAGACGACGGCTGTATCGAACTCTCAGACTGAGGCATACAACCAGCAGGTTACCATGATGCCTGTACAG CTGCCAGTTCCCCAGGCGGTTCCCAGTGCCGTGGGTTTGGTACCCCCCAGCTTCCCAGTCCCCATGGGTATACCCCCCCCTGGCTATGGGCCGCCACCACCCTTCTTAAGAGCTGGCTTCAATGCTGCACAGCCTCCGCCAG GTtttctgcaggcagcacaggcCGCAGGCATGGCCTCAGCTACTTCTT CTCTACTGCAGCCTTCAGTGGCCACAGGCCAAGATGCTGTCAAGGATTCTCTGTTCGGCGCTATGATCCCTCAGACCAGCACCATTCCCGGCAGCTTCATGCCCTCAGCCCTCCCTGGAGCCGGTGTGTTCAATCCAGTGGGAGTCCAAACTCAAATCAGCCATGAGAAAACGGGTCAGTCTGCAGAGGGACTAGATGCCGCTGCAGAGCTCACACTTCAAG GCATGCAAAATGCAGTCCGGAGTGGGATGGGTCTCCTTGGCATGCACCCTTCGGCTTCCCTCACACACCCACTGCATCAGTCTGGTCTCGCAGGGCAGAGAATGCCCGGCCTGTTGCCTCTAGATGTGCGACCTAACCTCCTCCAGCCTGGGGCGGCAGCCCGCTTCCCACTCCTCCTGCAGCACGGCCCCACCCAGCAAGCCGTGGGCCTCCTCGAAAGTTCTCTCCAGGCTCAAGCTCGTGCCAGGGCTCCTTTCTCTCAGCTGGACCCCTTCAACAGGGCCCCAAATCTTGCCAATGAAAATGTATCCAAGACAGAAGACAAGTCTTCCTCTAATGCTGATGAGGGCAAAGACCAGGACTATCGCTTCCCCCCTATGGAAAAGCCGAGCACGGGCCTGCTGAGGACCCCTCCACCAGACCATAGGGAGACCCttggaggtggagcagcaggcggaGCAGCAGGCAGACCTCCTTTGCTCCAGACCCCGGGGACTCAGCCCGCCAGAACCAGCCTAGTGGGACGACTGCAGGCTCTCGCAGGCTTCACTCCTGATAACCGCTGGAACCAGACCAGAGGGGACTTTGATGAACGAGATGGGATGCGAGGAGCCCCACAGGCTCCTGGTGGTCCAAAAGGCTTCCAGGAGGAGCGCCCCACACCTGGACAAAGTTTCCCCAACCGCTTTGACAGCCGTCCTGGGGCAGCAGGAGGGGCTGGGGTTCCTGCAaatgctggtgctgctggtgggcCACAGGCCTGGAACCGAAGTAGTAGCACTACAGCGCCTTTTGATAGCGAATTACACCAAGACTTAGACGACCGAAGACGCCAGTGGGACaggcaaagagacagagacgaaAGAGATTTTGATTTCAGGAGGGAGATGAATGGTTACCGCCACAGCCACAGCCGAGAGAGAGAACGCGACagggacagggagagggagagagagcgtgaCAAAGAGAAAGACCGTGAGAATCAACGTGAGCGTGAACGTGGGGGCTGGACACCgctccttcctcttcctacacCTCTGCTTCCAACTCCACCTCTTAATCCTAACCTGACCTTGAACCAAGGTAAACTACTGGCACCACTCAAGTTAAATCCCCAGCTTCAGCAACGATTCCAGTCTCCACTCCTGCCTCAAGCTCAGGGCAAACCCCCCCTCATGGGTCTGAACCAGCCGCTCCCTCAGGTTCAGATCAAGACTCCCCCTCCATCCCAGAGCCACGCAGACACGGCCGAGGGCCAGTCAGAAACACCAGCTTCGTCTGAGTCACCTCAGGCGCAGTCGCCACCCTCAGCCCAATCACCTGAACCATCACCTGATGATAATATAGGTCAGAGCCCCTTGTCTGACGCTCCCATTCAGGCCAAGTCACCGCCACAGTCTGAGACCCCTCCACTGTcagaatctgaatctgaatcacTATCCCACACCACAGCCCAGTCCCCCTCCAAGACCACTGCTTCTCCAGAAACTGAGAGCCCAAACCAAGCCTTACCTTTGGTTGATGCATCACCCCAGTACTCACCTGTGGCCTTCACACAAGCTGTCAGCCCCCCCGAAGAGCCGACCCactctgtggaggagcaggaaagCCCACagaagagtgaggaggaggaggaggaggaggaggaagaggagtcacaAGATAGTGCCTCCTCAAGTCAACCCCAGTGGGTCAACGGACCTGGGATGGACAATATGGATGTGGCTGACCCCACACCCGAGGGCTCTCCTGAGCCCACTTCAGAGCCCACCTCTGAGTCTGTGCACTCTGAAAGTGAAGCGGAGCAGCTTGCCTCTCCTAAGGACGTAGACAATGAACAGAGTGAGCCCATGGAGGAAGCTGCGAGTCAGCCAGTGGTAGACACTGTCACAGACACTGAGGGGACATAA
- the scaf8 gene encoding SR-related and CTD-associated factor 8 isoform X3, translating to MAAGIAPPSVTPVMSSSAAAVNNATPGTPATPATPANLVQGLPDWASQINNTDTVAAVAQILQSPQGQQLQQLVQSLQMQQQKPQPSLLQALDAGLVVQLQALTAQLTAAATANSLNPLEQRVSSFNKKLLGPFDFGNDSERGEESKKDSSSSQLPMVSEPINSSLFHQLAEQLQQQNLEQFQKQLMEHQQKAMSIEGQDSIFGQENSAATAQSISQPQLPDSDNKMDDSIDNQQQDMDMDLDEGPDGMEEESFEAEEKKAVSTRSRTRSRSRSRSPKRRRSRSRSGSRKRKHRKRSRSRSRDRKRKSSRSYSSERRAREREKERQKKGLPPIRSKTLSVCSTTLWVGQVDKKATQQDLTNLFEEFGQIESINMIPPRGCAYICMVHRQDAFRARQKLSTGSFKIGSKVIKIAWALNKGVKQEYKQFWDVDLGVTYIPWEKVKLDDLDDFAEGGIIDQETVNDEWETAKNAEPVKEVTSQQVIAETTAVSNSQTEAYNQQVTMMPVQLPVPQAVPSAVGLVPPSFPVPMGIPPPGYGPPPPFLRAGFNAAQPPPGFLQAAQAAGMASATSSLLQPSVATGQDAVKDSLFGAMIPQTSTIPGSFMPSALPGAGVFNPVGVQTQISHEKTGQSAEGLDAAAELTLQGMQNAVRSGMGLLGMHPSASLTHPLHQSGLAGQRMPGLLPLDVRPNLLQPGAAARFPLLLQHGPTQQAVGLLESSLQAQARARAPFSQLDPFNRAPNLANENVSKTEDKSSSNADEGKDQDYRFPPMEKPSTGLLRTPPPDHRETLGGGAAGGAAGRPPLLQTPGTQPARTSLVGRLQALAGFTPDNRWNQTRGDFDERDGMRGAPQAPGGPKGFQEERPTPGQSFPNRFDSRPGAAGGAGVPANAGAAGGPQAWNRSSSTTAPFDSELHQDLDDRRRQWDRQRDRDERDFDFRREMNGYRHSHSRERERDRDRERERERDKEKDRENQRERERGGWTPLLPLPTPLLPTPPLNPNLTLNQGKLLAPLKLNPQLQQRFQSPLLPQAQGKPPLMGLNQPLPQVQIKTPPPSQSHADTAEGQSETPASSESPQAQSPPSAQSPEPSPDDNIGQSPLSDAPIQAKSPPQSETPPLSESESESLSHTTAQSPSKTTASPETESPNQALPLVDASPQYSPVAFTQAVSPPEEPTHSVEEQESPQKSEEEEEEEEEEESQDSASSSQPQWVNGPGMDNMDVADPTPEGSPEPTSEPTSESVHSESEAEQLASPKDVDNEQSEPMEEAASQPVVDTVTDTEGT from the exons ATGGCAGCAGGGATTGCTCCGCCGAGTGTCACCCCTGTCATGTCAAGCAGCGCTGCCGCGGTCAATAACGCTACACCTG GCACCCCAGCTACCCCAGCAACCCCAGCCAACTTAGTCCAGGGTCTGCCAGACTGGGCCTCTCAGATtaacaacacagacactgtggctgctgtggcACAGATCCTACAGAGTCCCCAGGGACAACAG CTGCAGCAGTTGGTACAGAGTCTGCAGATGCAGCAACAGAAACCCCAGCCATCCCTGCTGCAGGCCTTGGATGCCGGCCTAGTGGTGCAGTTGCAAGCTCTGACTGCACAACTCACTGCGGCGGCTACTGCCAACAGCCTCAACCCCCTGGAGCAGAGGGTCTCCTCCTTTAATAAA AAACTTTTGGGTCCATTTGACTTTGGGAATGATTCTGAACGTGGCGAGGAATCTAAAAAGGACTCCTCATCATCTCAACT ACCTATGGTGTCCGAGCCGATCAACAGCTCCCTCTTCCACCAGTTGGCGGAGCAACTGCAACAACAGAACCTGGAGCAGTTTCAAAAGCAGCTTATGGAGCACCAGCAGAAG GCCATGAGCATAGAAGGGCAGGATTCAATATTTGGGCAGGAGAACTCTGCTGCGACTGCTCAAAGCATCAGCCAGCCACAGCTTCCTGATTCCGACAACAAGATGGACGACTCCATAGACAACCAACAGCAG gaCATGGACATGGACCTGGACGAGGGCCCAGAtggaatggaggaggagagctttGAGGCGGAGGAGAAGAAGGCTGTTAGCACACGCTCCAGAACACGCTCAAGGTCACGCTCTAG GTCTCCCAAGAGGAGGCGATCTAGGTCCCGCTCTGGCTCACGGAAACGTAAGCACCGCAAGCGGTCACGCTCACGCTCCAGAGATCGCAAGAGGAAGTCATCACGGTCTTACTCGAGCGAGAGACGCGCCCGCGAGCGAGAGAAGGAGCGACAGAAGAAAGGACTGCCTCCCATAAGATCCAAGACACTAAGTG TTTGCAGCACAACTCTGTGGGTGGGCCAGGTGGACAAAAAGGCCACTCAGCAAGACCTCACCAATCTGTTTGAAGAATTTGGCCAGATTGAGTCTATAAAT aTGATCCCTCCCAGAGGCTGTGCCTACATCTGTATGGTCCACAGACAGGACGCATTCCGCGCCCGCCAGAAGCTCAGCACCGGCTCCTTTAAGATCGGCTCCAAGGTCATCAAG ATTGCGTGGGCTCTGAACAAAGGGGTAAAGCAGGAGTACAAGCAGTTTTGGGACGTGGATCTGGGTGTCACCTACATACCCTGGGAGAAGGTGAAGCTGGATGATCTAGACGACTTTGCTGAAGGAGGAATCATTGACCAGGAGACCGTCAATGATg aGTGGGAAACAGCCAAGAATGCTGAGCCAGTGAAGGAAGTTACGAGTCAGCAAGTGATCGCTGAGACGACGGCTGTATCGAACTCTCAGACTGAGGCATACAACCAGCAGGTTACCATGATGCCTGTACAG CTGCCAGTTCCCCAGGCGGTTCCCAGTGCCGTGGGTTTGGTACCCCCCAGCTTCCCAGTCCCCATGGGTATACCCCCCCCTGGCTATGGGCCGCCACCACCCTTCTTAAGAGCTGGCTTCAATGCTGCACAGCCTCCGCCAG GTtttctgcaggcagcacaggcCGCAGGCATGGCCTCAGCTACTTCTT CTCTACTGCAGCCTTCAGTGGCCACAGGCCAAGATGCTGTCAAGGATTCTCTGTTCGGCGCTATGATCCCTCAGACCAGCACCATTCCCGGCAGCTTCATGCCCTCAGCCCTCCCTGGAGCCGGTGTGTTCAATCCAGTGGGAGTCCAAACTCAAATCAGCCATGAGAAAACGGGTCAGTCTGCAGAGGGACTAGATGCCGCTGCAGAGCTCACACTTCAAG GCATGCAAAATGCAGTCCGGAGTGGGATGGGTCTCCTTGGCATGCACCCTTCGGCTTCCCTCACACACCCACTGCATCAGTCTGGTCTCGCAGGGCAGAGAATGCCCGGCCTGTTGCCTCTAGATGTGCGACCTAACCTCCTCCAGCCTGGGGCGGCAGCCCGCTTCCCACTCCTCCTGCAGCACGGCCCCACCCAGCAAGCCGTGGGCCTCCTCGAAAGTTCTCTCCAGGCTCAAGCTCGTGCCAGGGCTCCTTTCTCTCAGCTGGACCCCTTCAACAGGGCCCCAAATCTTGCCAATGAAAATGTATCCAAGACAGAAGACAAGTCTTCCTCTAATGCTGATGAGGGCAAAGACCAGGACTATCGCTTCCCCCCTATGGAAAAGCCGAGCACGGGCCTGCTGAGGACCCCTCCACCAGACCATAGGGAGACCCttggaggtggagcagcaggcggaGCAGCAGGCAGACCTCCTTTGCTCCAGACCCCGGGGACTCAGCCCGCCAGAACCAGCCTAGTGGGACGACTGCAGGCTCTCGCAGGCTTCACTCCTGATAACCGCTGGAACCAGACCAGAGGGGACTTTGATGAACGAGATGGGATGCGAGGAGCCCCACAGGCTCCTGGTGGTCCAAAAGGCTTCCAGGAGGAGCGCCCCACACCTGGACAAAGTTTCCCCAACCGCTTTGACAGCCGTCCTGGGGCAGCAGGAGGGGCTGGGGTTCCTGCAaatgctggtgctgctggtgggcCACAGGCCTGGAACCGAAGTAGTAGCACTACAGCGCCTTTTGATAGCGAATTACACCAAGACTTAGACGACCGAAGACGCCAGTGGGACaggcaaagagacagagacgaaAGAGATTTTGATTTCAGGAGGGAGATGAATGGTTACCGCCACAGCCACAGCCGAGAGAGAGAACGCGACagggacagggagagggagagagagcgtgaCAAAGAGAAAGACCGTGAGAATCAACGTGAGCGTGAACGTGGGGGCTGGACACCgctccttcctcttcctacacCTCTGCTTCCAACTCCACCTCTTAATCCTAACCTGACCTTGAACCAAGGTAAACTACTGGCACCACTCAAGTTAAATCCCCAGCTTCAGCAACGATTCCAGTCTCCACTCCTGCCTCAAGCTCAGGGCAAACCCCCCCTCATGGGTCTGAACCAGCCGCTCCCTCAGGTTCAGATCAAGACTCCCCCTCCATCCCAGAGCCACGCAGACACGGCCGAGGGCCAGTCAGAAACACCAGCTTCGTCTGAGTCACCTCAGGCGCAGTCGCCACCCTCAGCCCAATCACCTGAACCATCACCTGATGATAATATAGGTCAGAGCCCCTTGTCTGACGCTCCCATTCAGGCCAAGTCACCGCCACAGTCTGAGACCCCTCCACTGTcagaatctgaatctgaatcacTATCCCACACCACAGCCCAGTCCCCCTCCAAGACCACTGCTTCTCCAGAAACTGAGAGCCCAAACCAAGCCTTACCTTTGGTTGATGCATCACCCCAGTACTCACCTGTGGCCTTCACACAAGCTGTCAGCCCCCCCGAAGAGCCGACCCactctgtggaggagcaggaaagCCCACagaagagtgaggaggaggaggaggaggaggaggaagaggagtcacaAGATAGTGCCTCCTCAAGTCAACCCCAGTGGGTCAACGGACCTGGGATGGACAATATGGATGTGGCTGACCCCACACCCGAGGGCTCTCCTGAGCCCACTTCAGAGCCCACCTCTGAGTCTGTGCACTCTGAAAGTGAAGCGGAGCAGCTTGCCTCTCCTAAGGACGTAGACAATGAACAGAGTGAGCCCATGGAGGAAGCTGCGAGTCAGCCAGTGGTAGACACTGTCACAGACACTGAGGGGACATAA